Below is a window of Humulus lupulus chromosome 2, drHumLupu1.1, whole genome shotgun sequence DNA.
AGCCAACTCTTTCACTCTTTCAGCTGCATAGGCTGCCATTTCAATGTTTCTATGTGTTCGGCAAGCGGCCAAGAAAGACCCCCAAATTACATCATTAGGTTCCATTGGCATGCTCTTTATCAGATCACTAGCTTCCTTTAGCATCCCAGCTCTACCGAGAAGATCAACCATACAGCCGTAGTGAACAATCTCTGGAGAGATTCCATGGAGTTCTTTCATTGACTTGAAAAGTTTTTGGCCTTGTTCTACATATCCGCCATGACTGCATGCTGTCAATAGTGCCACAAAAACTATTCCATCTGGTTTCACCCCTTGCTTAAGCATCTCAATGAAAAGTTCCATAGACTTTTCTCCTTTTCCGTTCATTGCCATAGCCCCAATGGCTGTGGTCCAAGCAGAGACATCTCTTCTTGGCATGTTATTGAAGACTTGCATTGCATTCTGAGGATCACCACACCTAGCAAACATGTCAACTAAGGCTGTCCTTAGCCGCAAATCACAATATATTTCATTTTTTCGGATGTAGCTATGGATCCATTTAGCAAGATCTAGAGCTCCTAGGAAACCGCATGCAGATGCCACCTCTACCATGGTCACCCTATCTGCCTTAATTCCCTTGGTCTGCATTGTTTGGAAGAGTTCAATTGCTTCCTCATGCCTATTTTCTTCCACAAGAGCGCCAATCATGGTGTTCCAAGAGATGAGATCTCTCTCGGGCATCTCATTAAATATTCTCCAAGCTGATTCCACATCACCATTTTTTATCAAACCAGCAAGCAACGAGTTCCACGTCACTACTGTCCTGTTTGGCATACGATAAAAAATTTTACAGGCCATCTCTTGTTTTCCACAAGTCATATACAGGTCAATCATGGCATTAGAAATACTATCCCAACCTTCTAGTCCATTCCTTAAAGCATAACAGTGGCACCCCTTTCCAGAAAGAATATCACCTAACTGCGAACAAGCTGAGATTGCAGACAACAATGTGACCCTGTCTGGTCGCAGGCCATGTCTTAGCACTTGATTCAATAAATGAAGACCTTGCCTAGGTAGTCCTCGGCGAACATAATTCGACAACATCGTGTTACAAAGAACTAAATTCTTGTCTGAACATTCATCAAAAAGTTTATTGGCAGCATCAGCAGCTCCACATTTCAGGAACATATCAACAAGTGCATTCACCATAAAAGCATTAAGCTTCACTCCCGACTCTTCAATACACGCGCATATCCTCTCACCCAATTCAAGATCACCCAACTTTGCACAAGCAGAAATAACACATACCATTGTGACTGAATTGGGCTTAATACCCGCGTTCATCATCTCAAAAAACAACGAAACAGCTTCTTTCGGTAAATCCCTTCTAGCATAACCACAAATCAAACTAGTCCACGACACAACATTTTTCTCAGCCATTTCATCGAACACCTTTTGCCCATCAACCAGCTCCCCACATTCAGCATAAAAATGAATAAGAGAATTTCTAATAAACACATCATCTTCTAAACCCATCTTTACAACAGCCCCATGAAGCTGAATACCCTCAGAAAAAGCCTCAAGCTTGGCACACCCGCTCAGCACAAACGGAAACGTATACTTATCAGGAAAAATTCCCATCACCACCATATGAACATAAAGCGAAATAGCATCGTCACCAAGTCCTGCTGCAGAGTAACCCCTTATGAGAGAGTTATACATAAACAAAGTGCCGTTGGTATCTTCGTCTTCCTTAAATAACCCAAATGCTCTACGAGCGTAATCCAAGCTTTCGAAGGTGCCCATTTCGGCACATGTAGCAATAAGCTCGGTGATAGCAGAGAGTTTGTGGTTGAGGCCTTTTTTGGTGATGTTACAGTGTAATTGCTTGAGTTCTTCCATGGTTTTACAGTTCTTCAGTGACCCAGTTGATGAAGTGTCCTTGGCTATGGTTTTTGATTTGGTTATGTCAGTAGTGAGGGAGTTTGGCGAGGCTGAGACCAGAGGAACCAAATGTAGAATTGCCGCCATTGTTGTTATGGTGTGTTAGTCCAGCTACTGTtagaatattttttatttaagccATATTGATATTAAGGCTGTTCATCAAACCGCCCGCACTGCACCGCAAAAAAAATGTGGTCTGAAATTCTTCGCGGTGCGGTCGCGGTTTGAATTTTCACTaaaccgcgcggtgcggtgcGATTTGCGGTTTTGAATTATTAAAATGTGgttcaaaccgcaccgcaccgtatattataaaaatactatttttttatatttatttaagtctAATATGTTAAAGCCCAACCCAAAGCCCACTCATTTTAGGGCAACACTCTCTTTTTTCACTCAGTCGTAGGGACCTCCTTTGCCACTCGTTCTTCTTCTTTGCtctgtgaaaaaaaaaattgttcatgtTCATGCCATTGTtcatctctctctcattctcaccaTAGTTCTGtacatctctctctctccatttctCTCTTCTATATTTCACCTCTCATCCATGAACGCTCTAGGTATGGTATTTGTTCCTATATATATAATGTTTCAATTAGTAATATTCTTCCCAAATGTTTCAATTAGTATTTTAGTTGTATCTTTCATATTGATGTTGGAATTTAATTAGTCTCAAGTTTGTTCTATGTTGTTTTAGGTGTGTTGCTGAAACTTTATTAAGATTATTGACTTatagttgttgttgttgtaaCTTTATTAGTCTCaagtttgttgtattttcttaggTGTTTTGTTGAGCCATTATTAAGATTATTGTATTGTTGAaagttttcttattttttattttcaagctTTAGGTGTTGCtgaaatattaatatgattatttatgatagtttaattatttggcgGTAGTCCAAACCACCCAAACCGCACCATTTTTTTGCGGTGCGGTTTCTGCGATTTTTTAGTTTCGCAGTGCGGGTGCGGTTTGGAAAATTAGAAAAACCACATGCGCGGGTTGGTTTGAAAAAATGGTCAAAAACCGCACCACCCGCACCGCGTACAACCctactttgaacattgtgccagttgaAAGACTTTAGCCCATAACTTCTCAATCTATcacactgtaacgccctagttactccaagaccgttactgtgaactttaaacagtgcttaactcgctaaacgagtcattaggttataaacatgcatctaggtgtcattaataggccggggtgaaaatctcggtcaaaaggaatggatatattttatttaaaacattaaactatacatgggcccatattagcgtttacaagttatttacaatccaaaatagtcattacagtgtaaaaattacaacccgccaacctaagcggcaaaatatagggttaacccctaatTTCTCTTAGGAACACCTTGGccgttgtaatgacccaaatttcctaataaggcttagggccttgattaggaggccgggagggtcataattgatttattatgaaattaaatgattatatgcatgtttaggtgtattaaatatgcatgtgaacccatttttgattaattgggtgattatcatattttggccatttcgggtatatttggcatatatgtggcatgtgtgtggtacttcattattatttggttatgctagggttactcagcatgagacgatcctaggaggtaagctagtgggaaagtcacaatgggattcatacttgattcggagtgagtcaaggggtatttagtacattatcgggttattgggtaatgggaataaatatttgatgataaattgggagttggtgagattagggggaaattatgagaattttgactattttacccccgggggcgttttcAGGACCtcgagtgtaacgccccaacccctgggaccgttacggtgtgccttgtaatcagtgctaaactcgctaatcgagtcgtttggccaaaatcgtgaactaagtatgattaacggtttagggattaaaaactttggtaaagatgtaacgtttcactagaacatttaatatatacattgggatcccgaaaatataatttcgaagtttattatagaaaatatttacaacaggccgttctaagcggcaaaacagggttcaatcctagttccactttaaaccttggccgtggcggacgagcagctgcatatgtacacgtcatcacctaagctctccaactcaaggatggtccagcttcctcttgcctttacctgcaccacgtagcacccgtgagccgaagcccagcaagaaaacacagaataacatgatataatatgaacaataaccatagtaaccattcaggactatcagtccaagcaaataggtgacagtagccaaaagtcacaataatgagcatcgctccttctagccatgtgacgatagggtcaccagggcttaaccgataggtgatcctttcataagtttgattaggacaggtgcatggtgaatggtcaccaacataaccttcctcccgactctagagtcgtgctatggacagcgtcccttagccatgtgacaaacagtcaccggggtcatataccttggctataaacatctggtcatagaccaggcaagcgcttataagttcttcgaccttagggtcggtctggcattagtgccttagagccactcaatgcacgattctcgactttagagtcggtccagcattaatgccatgatccattcaatgcatgattcgtcgaccttagggtcggtctagcattaatgccatagagccattcaatgcatgattctcgactttagagtcggtccctgactagtcagtgtcatacacaagtaagtcatgccgccaatcatatatcacatgttccatatccataaacaaggtattcatcatgcttactaaacaggtatttgtacaattaggaccatgtgtaaacacagaggctcaagctctggacgatatcatactcagtatacaaagcatgtcctaatcacatgtttctcatgcatcatatgcaatatccagcaatctaacatgcatcaataacagccgtgcatgtcacgtttaacagtcaaccaacatgcatcaagaatagccatgcatgtcacacataataatcaaccgacatgcatcaataataaccatgcatgtcacacataataatcaaccgacatgcatcaataacaaccatgcatgtctcatatacacagggtgcagttttcttacctcaaagtcgagctagaacgattaaaagaacgacccttgagaacgatcaacttctagtccattagcggtcacctagtcataaccaaatataaaacctcatcaaaatgagtaataaaatacttccaaacccaacccaagccttcgGAACATCAAATCtcactcaactaagtagtaggatcgatcctaggcccttagagttaagtttccatcacaaaaacacacttttgggcaatttttcccttaagggctgcggccctacatggaccatgctgcggcccgcccccctggcagagcctcctccaccttcctcaagctagggccgcggcgcccaagaacagggccgcggcccaacttcgcaccagccatttttcttcatttttccacttctaaaaccttccaaaaacccatccaaacatctccaaatcatcaaataaaagttcccaaacttcccaatggtccaaaaccaccaaaacctgaagctcaaaccaaccaaaaactcaacaattcacaaagtccaattctaagcttaaaaactttagaaactcaaaacttcaaacttagattacctttgattgggttgttttccattaaatcctttggttaagaagcttctaatctttcctaggatcgctatgcctcgaccctcgcttgattctgactcctagaactcgagatttcttcaaaaaggcttcgaatGGTAAAATAAGCTATCGGGAAGGAAGAGAGAAATTTTCTAACGTacattcttatctgacaagctacttcaaacttaagtaacctcaaataaaacctaaggctcggggtcccgaaaacacccccggggacattatagtcaaaacttccagaattccatcctgatctcaaatattcccaatttatcatcaaacaaacatttcttttaccccaaaattgaccccgttatgacaaaaccgctaactcataatctaggattgtctcatgccgaatagcttgaatatatctccataataataaaatctcattcacaaattacaatatgcacccaatttacagatatgccctcaacaggccaaattaccaaaatgccctcataactataaatactcccatatgcatgcatttaccatcatataataatataatttacatgaacatacatatgattattaaatagcataatagatcaattatggccctcccggcctcctaatcaaggtcctaaaccttattaggaaatttggggcattacactgagCATTAGGttttgcttgaggctacttaagcttgaagtaacttgtcaGAAACATAGAAAGAACGTTCAGAATGTTCTCTCttcctcccgttcccttttcATCACCCCGAtcgtattttcgaaggaaacttgagttttaggacttggattcaagcgaggatcgaggcatagcgattctagggaagattagaagcttattagttggaggatttagcaagaaacgacataatcagaggtaatccaagttttaagttcttaatttttaatgtttttaagctttgattggat
It encodes the following:
- the LOC133819121 gene encoding pentatricopeptide repeat-containing protein At3g22690, with translation MAAILHLVPLVSASPNSLTTDITKSKTIAKDTSSTGSLKNCKTMEELKQLHCNITKKGLNHKLSAITELIATCAEMGTFESLDYARRAFGLFKEDEDTNGTLFMYNSLIRGYSAAGLGDDAISLYVHMVVMGIFPDKYTFPFVLSGCAKLEAFSEGIQLHGAVVKMGLEDDVFIRNSLIHFYAECGELVDGQKVFDEMAEKNVVSWTSLICGYARRDLPKEAVSLFFEMMNAGIKPNSVTMVCVISACAKLGDLELGERICACIEESGVKLNAFMVNALVDMFLKCGAADAANKLFDECSDKNLVLCNTMLSNYVRRGLPRQGLHLLNQVLRHGLRPDRVTLLSAISACSQLGDILSGKGCHCYALRNGLEGWDSISNAMIDLYMTCGKQEMACKIFYRMPNRTVVTWNSLLAGLIKNGDVESAWRIFNEMPERDLISWNTMIGALVEENRHEEAIELFQTMQTKGIKADRVTMVEVASACGFLGALDLAKWIHSYIRKNEIYCDLRLRTALVDMFARCGDPQNAMQVFNNMPRRDVSAWTTAIGAMAMNGKGEKSMELFIEMLKQGVKPDGIVFVALLTACSHGGYVEQGQKLFKSMKELHGISPEIVHYGCMVDLLGRAGMLKEASDLIKSMPMEPNDVIWGSFLAACRTHRNIEMAAYAAERVKELASQRSGIHVLLSNIYASAGKWTDVAKVRLHLKEKGITKVPGTSLIEVNGTIHEFTSTDDSHPEHSQISYMLEEINCRLRDAGHEPDLANVLLDVDVLEKEYFLSRHSEKLAMAFGLISTGQGMPIRVVKNLRICSDCHSFAKLVSQIYDREIVIRDNHRFHFFRGGHCSCNDYW